A region from the Planctomycetota bacterium genome encodes:
- the mraY gene encoding phospho-N-acetylmuramoyl-pentapeptide-transferase, translating into MGARPREGAMLYLLRHYEAWFGPLRLFGFPSFRSMGAVVTALAVSLVFGPWVIRLLRRHGARDQGRTFGGLNVASKEGTPTMGGLLMLGSLFAAALLWCDLSNQQVRIVLAAALYFGGIGAFDDLLKIRHRSNERGLARHWKYAAQIAFGALVGVLYLTEPSSPYDLRVARTLVLPLSSKGIYLGWGYMLFVIVFMVLASNSVNLTDGLDGLAIVPAMLVAGVLGVFAFVVGSDAATARDLLFRYLPGCGELVVFCAALLGAGAGFLWFNCHPASVFMGDTGSLALGGILGTLALLVKQEVVFFIAGGVFVVEAGSSFLQDYVGLKLLGRRIFFRAPYHHSLMHQGYGETKVVTRFWILAAIFAVMALATLKLR; encoded by the coding sequence GTGGGGGCGAGGCCCCGCGAGGGAGCGATGCTGTACCTGTTGCGGCATTATGAGGCGTGGTTCGGGCCGCTGCGGCTCTTCGGCTTCCCGAGCTTCCGCTCGATGGGCGCCGTGGTGACGGCGCTGGCCGTGAGCCTCGTGTTCGGGCCGTGGGTGATCCGCCTGCTGCGGCGCCACGGGGCGCGCGACCAGGGGCGCACGTTCGGCGGCCTCAACGTGGCGAGCAAGGAGGGCACGCCCACCATGGGCGGGCTGCTGATGCTCGGCAGCCTCTTCGCCGCGGCGCTGCTGTGGTGCGACCTGTCGAACCAGCAGGTGCGCATCGTGCTGGCCGCCGCCCTGTACTTCGGCGGCATCGGCGCGTTCGACGATCTCCTGAAGATCCGCCACCGCTCCAACGAGCGCGGCCTGGCCCGCCATTGGAAGTACGCCGCGCAGATCGCCTTCGGCGCCCTCGTGGGCGTGCTCTACCTCACCGAACCCTCGTCGCCCTACGACCTGCGCGTCGCCCGCACCCTCGTGCTGCCGCTCTCCAGCAAGGGCATCTACCTCGGCTGGGGCTACATGCTCTTCGTTATCGTCTTCATGGTCCTCGCGTCGAACTCCGTGAACCTCACGGACGGGCTGGACGGCCTGGCGATCGTGCCGGCCATGCTGGTGGCGGGGGTGCTGGGGGTGTTCGCCTTCGTGGTGGGCAGCGACGCGGCGACGGCGCGCGATCTGCTCTTCCGCTACCTGCCCGGCTGCGGCGAGCTGGTGGTCTTCTGCGCCGCGCTGCTGGGCGCGGGGGCCGGCTTCCTGTGGTTCAACTGCCACCCCGCCAGCGTGTTCATGGGCGACACCGGGTCGCTCGCCCTCGGCGGCATCCTGGGCACGCTGGCGCTGCTGGTCAAGCAGGAGGTCGTGTTCTTCATCGCCGGCGGCGTGTTCGTGGTCGAGGCGGGGTCGAGCTTTCTTCAGGACTACGTCGGCCTGAAGCTGCTGGGCCGCCGCATCTTCTTCCGCGCGCCGTACCACCACAGCCTGATGCACCAGGGCTACGGCGAGACGAAGGTGGTGACGCGCTTCTGGATTCTGGCGGCGATCTTCGCGGTGATGGCCCTGGCCACCCTGAAGCTGCGCTGA
- a CDS encoding HEAT repeat domain-containing protein, giving the protein MRALVALLSPHRWKGPLAEAGHLLDSHDPPPEGSGRKLDAWLASPAWELRNAAVKLIAHWRDEARYARLLGVLGDRAEAGIVRRNAAEALARLGLATPPARAALVRALADPYWEVRSEAALALAALFHPAEDLEQALLDALLGARPRPPRRIREDNFEVRMAHARALGHLGLSRAAFDALLALAGDDSWLVRSQAVVGIAHLVARQTEFFGEAHDRLHGVDRLSEGCVSFFVLRDVLGRVLRAVTEGPQALSAERLRALYLDPRTGWNRVRP; this is encoded by the coding sequence TTGCGCGCGCTGGTCGCCCTGCTGTCGCCTCACCGCTGGAAGGGCCCGCTGGCCGAGGCCGGGCATCTCCTGGACTCGCACGACCCGCCGCCGGAGGGCTCCGGGCGCAAGCTGGATGCGTGGCTGGCGTCGCCCGCCTGGGAGCTGCGCAACGCGGCGGTGAAACTGATCGCGCACTGGCGCGACGAGGCGCGCTACGCGCGCCTGCTGGGCGTGCTGGGCGATCGGGCCGAGGCGGGCATCGTGCGGCGCAACGCGGCCGAGGCCCTGGCCCGGCTGGGCCTGGCCACGCCGCCGGCGCGGGCGGCGCTGGTGCGCGCGCTGGCCGACCCCTACTGGGAGGTGCGCAGCGAGGCGGCCCTGGCCCTGGCCGCGCTCTTCCACCCGGCCGAGGACCTCGAGCAGGCGCTGCTCGATGCCCTCCTGGGCGCCAGGCCGCGGCCGCCGCGGCGCATCCGCGAGGACAACTTCGAGGTCCGCATGGCCCACGCGCGGGCGCTCGGGCACCTGGGCCTGTCGCGGGCCGCCTTCGACGCGTTGCTGGCGCTCGCGGGCGACGACTCGTGGCTGGTCCGCAGCCAGGCGGTGGTGGGCATCGCGCACCTGGTGGCGCGCCAGACGGAGTTCTTCGGCGAGGCCCACGATCGGCTGCACGGGGTGGACCGCCTGTCGGAGGGCTGCGTGTCGTTCTTCGTGCTTCGCGACGTGCTGGGGCGCGTGCTGCGCGCCGTCACCGAGGGGCCGCAGGCCCTGTCGGCGGAGCGCCTGCGCGCGCTGTACCTGGACCCGAGGACGGGCTGGAACCGTGTGAGGCCCTAG
- a CDS encoding trypsin-like peptidase domain-containing protein has protein sequence MRPSLRHSKRAAAPALLLVLLALGGPARGAGAPEPVTLPDVRTLARERQHAVVRVETFEYYLPGLLRRGERLLNPLPLTSNISDAFSFAFFLPSGIFYGLRKHLGAGVLFDPEGYLLTNYHVVRGADRVTVRLTDAKGVRRALAGRIVGTDPHTDTALLQITPGSVPLVTVPLGDSDTVQLGDWVVAIGNPMYLTGTVTCGVVSGLHRQVRQNLIEDFIQVDAAVNPGNSGGPILNTRGEVVGIVDLGMFPANNIGFAIPINLIAPFIEDMKKHGRPRRGYLGVSLRDLTPDLAKEWKLGVEAGVLVTDVGLFSPAGEAGLREGDLVEALGGKPVATARDAQMAILRTPPGDVLPVTVRRGGQTLELQATVALRRTPLRIF, from the coding sequence ATGAGACCGTCTCTCCGCCACTCGAAGCGTGCAGCGGCTCCCGCCCTGCTCCTGGTTCTGTTGGCCCTCGGCGGCCCGGCGCGGGGCGCCGGCGCGCCGGAACCCGTCACCCTGCCCGACGTGCGGACGCTGGCCCGCGAGCGCCAGCACGCGGTCGTGCGCGTCGAGACCTTCGAGTACTACCTGCCCGGCCTCCTGCGCCGCGGCGAGCGCCTGCTCAACCCGCTGCCGCTGACCTCCAACATCAGCGATGCCTTCTCGTTCGCCTTCTTTCTGCCCTCGGGCATCTTCTACGGCCTGCGCAAGCACCTGGGGGCCGGCGTGCTCTTCGACCCCGAGGGCTATCTGCTCACCAACTACCACGTGGTCCGCGGGGCCGACCGCGTGACGGTGCGCCTCACCGATGCGAAGGGCGTACGCCGGGCCCTCGCGGGCCGGATCGTCGGCACCGACCCGCACACCGACACGGCGCTGCTCCAGATCACCCCCGGCAGCGTGCCGCTGGTCACCGTGCCGCTGGGCGACTCCGACACCGTGCAGCTCGGCGACTGGGTGGTCGCCATCGGCAACCCGATGTACCTCACCGGCACTGTCACCTGCGGCGTCGTCAGCGGCCTCCACCGCCAGGTGCGCCAGAACCTCATCGAGGACTTCATCCAGGTGGATGCGGCCGTGAACCCCGGGAACAGCGGCGGCCCCATCCTCAACACGCGCGGCGAGGTGGTGGGGATCGTGGACCTGGGCATGTTCCCCGCCAACAACATCGGCTTCGCCATCCCCATCAACCTGATCGCCCCGTTCATCGAGGACATGAAGAAGCACGGGCGCCCGCGCCGCGGCTACCTCGGCGTGAGCCTCCGCGACCTCACGCCCGATCTCGCCAAGGAGTGGAAGCTGGGCGTCGAGGCCGGGGTGCTCGTCACCGACGTCGGCCTCTTCTCGCCCGCGGGCGAGGCGGGCCTGCGCGAGGGCGACCTCGTGGAGGCCCTGGGCGGCAAGCCCGTGGCCACGGCCCGCGATGCCCAGATGGCCATCCTGCGCACCCCGCCCGGCGACGTGTTGCCCGTCACCGTGCGGCGCGGCGGCCAGACCCTCGAGCTCCAGGCCACGGTCGCCCTGCGTCGCACCCCGCTGCGGATCTTCTAG